The following proteins are co-located in the Synechococcus sp. PROS-U-1 genome:
- a CDS encoding F0F1 ATP synthase subunit B, producing MTLNFNPLETNLVNLVIVIGVLVWFLRGFLGGILERRRADILQELQDAESRLKTASENLSKAQSELAAAQQKAEKIRADGQTRAAGIRAEGEKRTISVMAAIKAGADADAEADAARIKDSLRREAALASIDKVLAELPGRLDAKAQAKLIDSTIKNLENA from the coding sequence ATGACTCTCAATTTCAATCCGCTTGAGACCAATCTGGTCAACCTGGTCATTGTGATCGGTGTCCTGGTTTGGTTCCTACGTGGGTTCCTGGGAGGAATCCTGGAACGCCGCCGAGCTGACATCCTTCAGGAGCTGCAGGATGCTGAGTCCCGCCTGAAGACTGCCAGCGAAAACCTGAGCAAGGCCCAGTCCGAATTGGCTGCTGCCCAGCAGAAAGCCGAAAAGATTCGTGCTGACGGCCAGACCCGCGCCGCAGGTATCCGTGCCGAAGGCGAGAAGCGGACCATCTCCGTGATGGCTGCCATCAAGGCCGGTGCCGATGCTGATGCTGAGGCTGATGCCGCTCGAATCAAAGACAGCCTTCGTCGTGAGGCCGCTCTTGCTTCGATCGACAAGGTTCTTGCCGAACTACCCGGCCGTCTCGATGCCAAAGCTCAGGCCAAGTTGATCGATTCCACCATCAAAAATCTGGAGAACGCCTGA
- a CDS encoding F0F1 ATP synthase subunit B', translated as MTWLLLAEAGVPEGGLFDLDATLPLMAVQVVLLTFLLNVLFFRPVGKVVEDREGYISTSRADAKQKLAQVERLEADLAEQLKGARQAAQAVIVEAEQEVDRLYREALAQAEAEANRTKEESRRAIEAERESARSQLKGQVDQLSTTIINRLLTA; from the coding sequence ATGACCTGGCTTCTGCTCGCTGAAGCAGGTGTTCCGGAGGGAGGTCTTTTTGACCTCGATGCCACCCTTCCGCTAATGGCGGTTCAGGTGGTTCTCCTCACCTTCCTGCTCAATGTTCTCTTCTTCCGTCCGGTCGGCAAGGTCGTGGAAGATCGTGAGGGCTACATCTCCACCAGTCGTGCTGACGCCAAGCAGAAGCTTGCCCAGGTTGAACGCCTGGAAGCTGATCTGGCTGAACAGCTGAAAGGTGCCCGTCAGGCCGCTCAGGCCGTGATCGTTGAGGCGGAACAAGAAGTCGATCGGCTTTACCGCGAAGCACTGGCACAGGCGGAAGCCGAAGCCAACCGCACGAAAGAGGAAAGCCGTCGCGCCATCGAGGCCGAGCGTGAATCCGCCCGATCCCAATTGAAGGGTCAGGTGGATCAGCTGAGCACCACGATCATCAACCGTTTGCTGACCGCGTGA
- the atpH gene encoding ATP synthase F1 subunit delta, with amino-acid sequence MPLLNSLATPYAEALLQVTEARGESETVADQCKQLLEIWNDSEDFRDAMVSPVLEPDAKKKALKALVGEDVTPSVFNLLKVLADRQRLIAFDAVMLRYLELYREQQGITLAQVRSAQSLTEDQQAALSKKVQAMAGTNKVDIDLSVDPSLIGGFVVSLGSQVIDASLSGQVRRLGLALAKAS; translated from the coding sequence ATGCCTCTCCTTAACTCCCTCGCCACCCCTTACGCCGAAGCATTGCTTCAGGTCACAGAGGCCCGTGGCGAGTCTGAAACCGTTGCGGATCAATGCAAGCAACTGCTTGAGATCTGGAACGATTCCGAGGACTTCCGTGACGCCATGGTGTCTCCGGTTCTTGAGCCCGACGCCAAAAAGAAAGCTCTCAAAGCTCTTGTTGGTGAGGATGTCACTCCTTCAGTTTTCAATTTGCTGAAGGTGCTGGCTGATCGCCAACGTCTCATTGCTTTTGATGCGGTCATGCTCCGCTACCTCGAGCTCTACCGCGAACAGCAAGGCATCACGCTGGCCCAGGTCCGTTCTGCTCAAAGCCTCACCGAGGATCAACAGGCGGCACTGTCTAAGAAGGTGCAGGCCATGGCCGGCACCAACAAGGTCGACATCGACCTCAGTGTGGATCCGTCCTTAATTGGCGGCTTCGTCGTGAGTCTCGGATCTCAGGTGATCGACGCCAGTTTGTCTGGCCAGGTTCGTCGCCTTGGTCTGGCACTCGCCAAGGCGAGCTGA
- the atpE gene encoding ATP synthase F0 subunit C has protein sequence MDSITSAASVVAAGLAVGLAAIGPGIGQGTASGGAVEGIARQPEAEGKIRGTLLLSLAFMESLTIYGLVVALVLLFANPFAG, from the coding sequence ATGGATTCCATCACCTCCGCCGCTTCCGTTGTGGCCGCTGGCCTGGCAGTCGGCCTCGCCGCCATCGGCCCTGGTATCGGTCAGGGCACCGCGTCCGGCGGCGCTGTTGAGGGCATCGCCCGTCAGCCCGAAGCCGAAGGCAAGATCCGCGGCACCCTGCTGCTGTCCCTGGCGTTCATGGAATCGCTGACCATCTACGGCCTGGTGGTGGCTCTGGTGCTCCTGTTCGCCAACCCCTTCGCCGGCTGA
- the atpB gene encoding F0F1 ATP synthase subunit A, translated as MALLPLPLPFAELEVGHHLYWQIGDLYLHGQVFLSSWILIGILLALVLAGTRNMQRDPLGLQNLMEFLWNFIRDIARDNIGEKYYRDWLPFIGTLFLFIFVSNWGGALIPWKIFELPEGELGAPTADINTTVAMALLVSLAYFYAGLSRKGLRFFELYVEPTPIMLPFKIIEEFTKPLSLSFRLFGNILADELAVGVLVYLVPLLVPLPVMLLGLFTSAIQALIFATLTAFYIGEGLHEAH; from the coding sequence ATGGCTTTGCTGCCCCTACCACTTCCGTTCGCTGAACTGGAAGTGGGCCACCACCTGTATTGGCAGATCGGCGATCTGTACCTCCATGGCCAGGTCTTCCTGAGCTCCTGGATCCTGATTGGCATCCTTCTCGCCCTGGTGCTGGCTGGCACCCGCAACATGCAGCGCGACCCTTTGGGTCTGCAGAACCTGATGGAGTTCCTCTGGAACTTCATCCGCGACATCGCCCGCGACAACATCGGCGAGAAGTATTACCGCGATTGGCTGCCATTCATCGGCACCTTGTTCCTGTTCATCTTTGTGAGCAACTGGGGCGGTGCCCTGATCCCCTGGAAGATCTTTGAACTTCCAGAGGGTGAACTCGGCGCTCCCACAGCAGACATCAACACCACTGTGGCGATGGCTCTGCTGGTGTCGCTGGCCTACTTCTATGCCGGTCTGAGCCGCAAAGGTCTGCGGTTCTTCGAGCTGTACGTGGAGCCGACGCCGATCATGCTCCCGTTCAAGATCATCGAGGAATTCACCAAGCCTCTTTCGCTCTCGTTCCGTTTGTTCGGAAACATCCTTGCCGACGAATTGGCGGTGGGTGTGCTGGTTTACCTGGTTCCGCTTTTGGTGCCTCTCCCCGTGATGCTGCTTGGTCTGTTCACCAGTGCCATTCAGGCTTTGATCTTTGCGACCCTCACCGCCTTCTATATCGGTGAAGGTCTCCACGAAGCCCACTAA